A single Dysgonomonas mossii DNA region contains:
- the rlmD gene encoding 23S rRNA (uracil(1939)-C(5))-methyltransferase RlmD — translation MARKKKELPLIENVEIVDVAAEGKAIAKVDDLVVFIPYVVPGDVIDLQITRKKNKYAEGKPVRFISYSPNRTEAFCEHFGICGGCKWQVLPYAEQLKYKQKQVEDNLTRIGKIELPDIHHILGSEKTQFYRNKLEFTFSNKKWLTLEQINSGESFDNMNALGFHIPGMFDKVLDIDKCWLQEDISNQIRNFIRQYCYDKNYTFFDLRNRGGLMRNLIVRTSTTGELMVIVVFYDDEKEQQEDLLTAVATEFPQITSLLYIVNQKANDTITDQDVLVWKGNDCIYEEMEGLKFKIGPKSFYQTNSEQAYNLYKIARDFANLSGDELVYDLYTGTGTIANFVASKAKKVVGIEYVEDAILDARVNSQINKIDNTLFYAGDMKDILTQDFINEHGRPDVIITDPPRAGMHDDVIKTILFAEPDRIVYVSCNPATQARDLSLLDEKYKVDRVQPVDMFPHTHHVENVVLLAKK, via the coding sequence ATGGCCAGAAAGAAAAAAGAACTTCCGTTAATAGAAAATGTAGAGATCGTAGATGTAGCCGCAGAAGGCAAAGCTATAGCTAAGGTAGATGATTTGGTTGTGTTTATACCATACGTTGTGCCGGGCGACGTGATCGATTTGCAAATAACCCGCAAGAAAAATAAATATGCGGAAGGGAAGCCTGTCCGTTTTATCTCATACTCACCAAACCGTACAGAAGCATTCTGTGAACATTTCGGTATCTGTGGCGGCTGTAAATGGCAAGTCCTGCCCTATGCGGAGCAATTAAAGTATAAGCAAAAGCAGGTTGAGGATAATTTGACGCGTATAGGAAAAATAGAGTTGCCTGATATTCATCATATATTAGGTTCGGAAAAAACACAGTTTTACAGAAACAAATTAGAGTTCACTTTTTCGAATAAAAAATGGCTTACCTTGGAGCAAATCAATTCCGGTGAAAGTTTTGATAATATGAATGCGTTGGGCTTTCACATTCCGGGTATGTTTGATAAAGTATTGGATATAGACAAATGTTGGCTACAAGAAGACATTTCTAATCAGATCCGCAATTTTATACGTCAATACTGTTATGATAAAAACTATACCTTCTTTGATTTAAGAAATAGAGGTGGATTGATGCGCAACCTTATTGTACGGACATCCACAACGGGTGAACTGATGGTGATTGTTGTATTCTATGATGATGAAAAAGAACAACAAGAAGACTTATTGACGGCTGTTGCCACAGAGTTCCCTCAAATAACGTCATTACTCTATATTGTCAATCAGAAAGCGAATGATACTATAACAGATCAAGACGTTCTGGTATGGAAAGGAAATGATTGTATATATGAAGAGATGGAAGGCTTAAAGTTTAAGATAGGTCCTAAGTCTTTTTATCAGACAAATAGCGAGCAAGCTTATAATTTGTATAAAATAGCACGTGATTTTGCAAACCTATCCGGCGATGAACTTGTATATGACCTTTATACAGGTACAGGTACTATTGCCAACTTTGTAGCCTCTAAGGCAAAGAAAGTGGTAGGAATAGAATATGTAGAGGATGCTATCTTGGACGCGAGAGTTAATTCCCAAATAAATAAGATAGATAACACGCTGTTTTATGCGGGAGATATGAAGGATATTCTTACACAGGACTTCATCAATGAGCATGGACGCCCTGATGTGATTATCACAGACCCTCCACGTGCAGGTATGCATGATGATGTGATAAAGACAATTCTTTTTGCCGAGCCCGATCGTATTGTATATGTTAGTTGTAATCCGGCTACTCAGGCACGTGACCTGTCTTTGTTGGACGAAAAATATAAAGTGGACAGAGTACAGCCTGTAGATATGTTCCCTCATACACATCATGTAGAGAATGTAGTATTGCTGGCGAAGAAATAA